The window ACCTTTCTTTGCCCGTCGAGTGTTCATTGTGCGGACCAAAAGCAATTCGACCGGTCGTTTTCATTTACAAAGCGGATCTATTCGTTCACGCTGTGTGTCGCGGGAACAATCACCACCTCTTTTTCTAGCGCTGGCGCACGGCGTACACGCGTATCtacctgtgtgtgtgtgtgtgtgtgtgtgtatgaCCCCGACACTTGCTCACCGGCATTTTTCTGCAAAGACGAGGCTGGGGTCAGTTCACAGAGAGGATCCGTGCACATCGTTTTGATACTCTTTCGCGATCTTCTGTGGTCCTTCCCAGTGCAAAAACGAGACGCCGCGCCAAAAGAGCAAAACCCTCTGGCCTTTCAGGTTCAGAGTCCGTGTCGTTAGCCTGCGGCGAAAGTTAGGTGCCGAGCGTGTGTCCAGCAGGAAACAAAAACGGAGCAATCCCAGGATAATATGTGCGTCCCCATAACATAGGGGGTTTCAGCAACAGTGCATGCAAAGGCATGGAGGCGTATTcagaaagagcggaaacggTGATTCTACACAAAGAGATGTGCCGCTTGTCCTCGAGATTGGCGCATTCATGATAGCCAGcatggagagaaaaagacgcgatAGAGCGGGGTTCTTGGAAACTATTGTTTCTGGGTGCGTGTATGCTATGCGTTTATTTCCGGATCAAGACAGAGCAGTGCCGGCGTTGTGGAAACTTGGACATCGGGTGTCATTTCCATCATTCATCGATGTTACCAGAGTAAACCAACACGGGGAGGGTGGTCAGACGTACCTCTAGAGGTGACACAGTGGATTCCGTGGACAAAATGCGTAGTAGCCTAACTAAGTTTTCTGAgaccaggaagaaggcaTTTCTTTACGCCTGTGGTGACAAACCAGATAGACGCGTTGGTGACAGTGAGGGTGTGGATCCTCTACTTGTGCCGCTGTGCAAGATCCATGTTGGAAAGTCCGTAATACAGTTCGTGGAAAGGAATGGAGAATCGTAAAGTATGTAAGACTCTTCTCAAACAAATTCCATATCCCAGTGTCAGTTTTATGTGACCAGTTCACCCTTTAGCACTGAGGAGAACCGTCGGTTCTTGCTACAAATATCCAATATGCATCTGTACACGGATATATTTAGGCTCTTATGTTTATGTGCAAGAACTGTTAATGACAGGTCCTTGTCGATTACTGCGGTTGGTGGACTCGTGCGTGGGAATGAATGCTCTTTACAACCGTTCCCTTCCGCCTAGCGCGGCGATCACGAGCCAGCGTCGAGGCTTGTGGTTTTCTCGCAGGTCTCGGCAAAGCACCTGAGAGTGATCCTAACACGACGCGACGTTCTCTTCGGCTATAATCCCTCCATCTCCCTCTGGGTTGcccctggagagagagaaaacgacttCAGGGGTCGCGGCAAAAAACCAAGCGTTTGAGTCGCTCTCTCCCATGGACGTTGGAGTGTCCCAGccgctctccttcccgcACTTTGGGCCTTTGCTTTTTTTGACGATgaaacggaggcgaaagGGAAACCAATGAGTCGCTCCAAAAACGTCGTGGACGAAACGGCTTCGCCTACGCTTCTCGGAACTGTAGCGTGAGGACTGTCACTTTCATTGTCGAACAACAGCACGTGGACAGTACTTTGGGAGGACCGAACCTGGACTTTGCCCCGTCTCACAAACAGCCGGAAACGTCTGGCGAGGCGTTGCTTTTGAACAagttttctcgtctgcttgAGAAAACCGAGCACCGGGACGTCTTTCCGCAGAATATTGGAAACCGCATGTTCACCGAGTCTAGCTTGTTGTTGACTCTGCTGGAAGTTCGCTGGCATGTTACTCTGCacttctccgtttcgtttctcttcgtgtGTCGTCTCGAGTTTTTGCTGCGTTCTTTCAATTTCCCCGGGCATCAcatcttctcgttttcctaGCAAGTGAACAGGAGTCTCTCTGAAGTGAAGAAAACAcccggcgaagaaagactgATGCAGCAAGACTACATGATCCTGGTTTTCGTTTCTACGAGAAGACTTAGAGCGCGAAAAGAATTCCCCGCGTAAattccgtttccctctttgcaGAAACAATTTTTGCCAGGTTGCTAGTTTTCATTGCCCCGGCTCACGCGGCCCTTCCACCAGCAAAGAGGCGCGTAAATGGAGTCTCTCCCTTTATTCAAAAAACTTCCGATTCGCGTTGAGGTGTCCAGCACCGTTCAACAGAGTATTTCATATAGGTGCAACGCTGGAGGCACGGAGGCGTACGCATGTTTCGTGTATTTTCATTTGCGGACGCTGCGCCCTTATTGTTCCGTGCCCTCTGCGGGCAGTTACGTCTCTAATGTACCTTCATCGATCTACGTATAGATCGATACGTATCGATCTATATGCATCTGTGCATCTTCAACAGAGGGAATATTTGTCTTCAGTGTTTCTCAAGGCATGGAAATGAAATCTTGAGCGGTGGTTTCTTGccgctctctttgctttGGGGCTAAAAGACAACACGTAATTCGCACAGATCTGTTCTGcaccgtcttcgtcgtcgccatTGTTCTGCAACAGTCCCGGTAACTCTTTGGGTCCAGAGCAACCCATCGAGCTGTCGATCACGCgaccttctttcttcgcgggGCGTAGTCGGGTCGGTTGTTTTGGTACGTCAACGAAGAATTCGTGGCACCCTTCGAATGCCACTTCTCGAGATTTCCCGCCGCCGCATCTTCTGTTCGCCGTGTCGGCCTTCAGTTATTTTTTCAGTCTGAGCCATGTGCAAACAATCATTCGTTCACACACTTTCTGTCGACTGCAGTCTTCTCTGGGGCATCTCGACGTgcaaagggaagaagcgtctTTCAACGGAGCCGGGGAACAAACAGCGCACTTCGACTGTCATATGCCGTGTTGTGGCCGAAACACAAGAGACACTCTGTGAATCTCTCGCAACCCCTCTCTTAGATTAGACATGGCGCCGACCACCGCTTACcagggaagaggggagaaggggCGAATGCACCGTACATCTTCATTTATACCACGCCGCGTTCCTTGGCTTTAAAGAGTTTTTACCGAGCACAAAATCTCGACTGAATTCTTCATCCGCTGCCTAACTCGTCTAATTATCTGGTGTGTTTTGCAGCTGGAAAAACCCAACAagccagagaaaaagcggagcgCGTCTACCCAGGCTATTCCTCACGGGTCTGCGTGAGCTAGATCGTCTGCTGTTCCACTTCCCAGCACGGCCTTCACCGTAAAGTACTTTTTCTTTCTGAAACGTGGAATGATGTTGTTTTTTTCTATCGCATGGCGTCTCGAGTTGGTCGCCGAGTAGTGACTCTAACGCGAAGATCGGCTTTTCTGTTATCGAAGAGGGCGATCGGTGGCGGAGCAGCTGACAGATCGCCAAGTGTCTGTGTGTAATCACGGCCGGGAACCCACGAGGAAACCGACTGCGGGGCAGTACCTTTCCGCTTCCCCTTGGAAAGCTCAGAAAGTGGCGGAACGCGACTCTTACTCGAAAAAGCAACAGATTCACAAAGAGGCAACGGCGGACTTTTCGCCTGTGCTCGCCTTTCGTGGTTTTGTATCTGCCTCCCTTATCGCTGGTATGAGATGCTATTTCAAAGTCTTTCTGTGGTGTGAGtcgaaggaaagcgaagactcTTCGGAAATCGTTGAGGAAGTGGAACCGCCAACAAGGAAAAGATAACACATCCGACCCCGGCTCGCTGTTAACATGGATTTTTACTGGCATGGACGAAGCCAACAGTGTTGACTCTCATTTACCGGAATGAACAGTGACACAGGAGAGCGCCGCTACCCTTTGAACTTTCACGTCCCTCCCGGTGTGGAAAACGTGACTTTCGCGCTTAGCCAGGCGATGTACCCTGGCTGATGTGCACCCAACATGTGCTTTGTCAGAAAAAAGGTGGCGGTTTATCATTATGGAGACGCTGTACcagtctcttcctcgccacggTTGCAGAAGCCCGTCAGGCGGACCCGTCCACAACCACGGATCAGTGACCGGGACGACGAAGCCTTCCTTTGCGAGGTGGACGCTTTTTCCTCCACTTTTGCGTGTCACTCTTCGTCACATTgcgacagagggaagaagaggaaatgGACACGAAGCAGAGGGGAAAcaaggcgaaagaaggctagaagaagacggagaggctcGCACAAGagcagacgacgaagaacggGCAGAGCGCCATGAACAGAGAGTCGAAGCGAGTGTGGCACCTAACGGTTCTCCGACTTCCCTGGAGATCCAACAAGGGAAAGGACACAAGCATGCAGAGGGATGTCCAGTTCATTTGCAAGAGTTCAGACAATTTCATATTTTgtcgagaaaacggagaaaggtTTCCTATCCTGGCACTCCAACGCCTCGTCTGGTGAGACTGGAAGAGGTTCCAGGAAGACTGCCTGCTtcgagtgtacatacacctcgaGAAGTTGTCGGCTGCAGCTCCACTGAGACCGGCGAACTCTTGCGGCTGCAAAAACGGGTTATGTTCTCTGAAGCGGTTTCAACGCGGGAAAGAACGGAAGGCATCGCTTCTCGTCCACGAACGAAATCACTGCCATGTCTTTCCACAAGTCATGCCCTCCCTTCTGTAAAGTTACCATCTCATCGCAGATCCGTTCCTCGTTCGGCTTACCGTTGGTCTTCCGCTAGTTGCGCCTCACTTTCCTGTCCAGCTCCTGATTCGTCCTCACCGTGTTCTTCTCCCACGAAATcttgtttctcgcgtttgtttGACTCCCGATCTGCCGCACGGGGTCCTTCTTCCGcccgccttccttctgcttctccgcgGCGCGCAGAGACAACGCCCTGGCTGAGGGACTCTCGCTCGAACATCCCGTTCCGGCGTGCGGAAAAGAGCCAAAGACGATggtcgcagagaagagaacaagcagggagagaacggctAGAGAAGACCGCCCGTGGCTCCTCCGTagttcgtgtctctccgttgcTCTCTATGTCCGAGTCGAGTCACCTCTGCGCTCACCtggacggaggagaggaaacagtgCGGGGGCGTGtcagagaaaaagagtgcACTCGGCGATATCAGATTTGCTTGGTGCGGGGCCGCCATGCGGTGTCTCCACCACCTTCACAGTCTTTACCTCAGAACGGTTTCACAACTGGGGTTGGTACGTCGGCTGCGCTGGTTGGCACACAtttttctccgtcccctTCTTGTCATCAGActttttcttcggcttcttcctccacgtcATTTCGcgtcccttctttttctgcgaggGTTCCTTTTTATGCCGTTGTCTTCAAATCCTGTCAGGCGCTGTGCGCCGCTTCGCTGCCTACGGGCTCAACTACCCTGAATAGAGCGACCAGGTCACCAGTCTGTTCTTTGCCAAGGAGGGGAGATAATCGGGAGGCTTCCCATGCTCTTACTTCCCCTTCCTGCAGAAAGCAGCGCAGGCGCAGTTGCGCTGCTACGCAAgcatcttctccttctttcccgaGCTCTTCAAtttctgtcttgtcttctttccctaGCTGCAAGAGATCGTACGCTCCTCGCGCTAactctttcccctcttcttttcggcGGAAAATGTCGatttcttccgccttctctacTGCAGTCGTGttgctctctcttgcttttcgCCTATTCTGTCAAGTGGCATTTTTCACGCCAACACAGTCGTCTGCTTCATTTCCGTTCCTCGCGGTAGCAGGTCAAGGGGTATACCCAGCAGACTCTGGGGGATTTCCCTCTCTATCACCCCTTCAGCAACTGCAGATTTTGCAGCAACGACGCACTCTTCCTCCTGGAGCGTTCGGTGTatcttcgtcgccgtcgtcgccctccGCCGTGGGCACCGGCCAGCACCTCCCCCGTCAGggtccctctctcccttcatCTTATCCGAATAATCATagctttccgtctccttaCTCGCTTCCTGCCCCCTACGGGGTAGGAGAAATGACGATGTCTTATTCAGCCTCACCCACGCCTccggtgtacggacaccAGACTTCGCCCTCAACTCAAAACGTCTCCTCTCAGGTATATGCACAGCAAGTCCCCGCTTTGCCTTCGCATCCTCCAGCGTACGGTCACCCTCTCGAGCTACCTCATCAAAGCCCAGGAAGTTATTCTTCTCAACCACGAAATCCTTCCCAGTTTGCTGCCAGCGGcctcccgtctttctctgtttcctctgcgcaGCCAACTGGTTTGTCGTTGCCACAAGATCTGCAGCACGGAAGCGCGCGTGGAGACAGCCCGGGGGCAGCGGGGTCGACAGAGGTATCTGCGAATGCAGGAATTTTGTCGTCCCTTTCACCAGAAGAACAGCGGGAACTTTTGAGGCTATTaggaggaggacgaggaggcgacgtCTCGCATAGAAACACCGGAATGATTGAAGGCAGCAGCTTCGTGCAagtgccttcgcctcccgcaAACCCTGgggtgtccatacacccgAACCAGCCTCCCACCTCTGCAGAACAGATGATATACAGCCACAGTCACCGCCAACAGAAAGGTCTTTCACAGTTTGAGTATGACCAGGCCGCAGGGGGCAATTCTCGTAGCGGCCCTCCGCAGAATTCTGCACAAGTCTACGAAATGCTGCAGAGAAATAACCACCGTCAAGCCTCTGGAAACGCGGCTCATGTTGAGTATTCCCGTCCTCCGGCTTCATCTCCCCTTCCTGCGCTTCATCAACAGCTCCTTCGTTCTTcatctctcgcttctcctcctcctctctcccgaagcccccccgcctcctctgtctcaCCGCCGCCCActcttcctgctttctctccttctttcgctccttcctcgtATTCCCCCTCTCCACCTTATTCTTCTCCTCACGCCGCGTTCTCTCAGTCGTCTCCTTATGCAACCGCTTCTTCTGCACACTCGACGGGCTTTCAGTCAGGCGCAGTTGATTCGACTCTGCTCTTGTCGCCCCAAAAGTCTtttgctcttcctcctttcttctcgtcagTCCTCAGAGCTCTCCTGGATGACCTTGCTCACGGAAGAACGGAAACGGTGGAGGAAGTTGCGGGGGTCCTTCTTCAGCACTTGCccgagcagcagagacaccaaGTTTTCGCCATTCTGACGAAGGCCCTAGCAGCAGCCAAAGCCAAGAGCGACGCGTCCCCTTCTGCGCAGCTCCCTCAGACAATGTCGGGATTCTCAAGTGTCTCTACACCTCAGCAGGTGGGACAGGGCTTCGTGGAGACAGGCAGCCGTGGAGGTGAGGgcgcgtccttcttctcttctccctccccttttccttatccttccttctctcccgcttcggcggcatttcctcctcttcctgcgcaTAGCTCCACAAATGTGCCTGCTGGTTTCCCTCCCCTTTCAATGGAGTGTGCACAACTGTGCATTCcagaaagcgaaaaggaaataAACGAGGGACCGTACCTCGGGCAAGTCTTGTGTGGCTCAGATGGCCTCGTCTACCCAACAGTTTGCGACTATGAGAGAgcgcgatgcatgcatcctCAGCTCGAAATCATTAGCCTCAGCAGAGATGGAAGAGACTGCCCTCCGCCTCCAcccccttttccttcttcttccaagtcctctcctctttctcccccttctccgccttcttccccttctcctcctccccctcctcgctctcctccgtctctttctccttcctttccttcctcttcttctctggcgtctccatctccttctccacaGGATTCACTCCGGCAgtgtttgtctctgcctgcctgcCAGGGGCAAGCGAACCGCTCTTCGACCGCGGCGTCTCactcctcgcccttctctccaggagcgtcgctgcatgcagaccaAATGTGGGAGCCGCAGTGCGCCTCGGATGGAAACACCTACGCCAATCCGTGCATATTTGGCGTTGAAGCGTGTGTGAGAAAAGTCACTGGGCAGGCGCCGCTTTTCAAGGTCCATGAGGGCGTTTGTGGAGAGCGCTCGCCGGACTCTggcgctctttcttcctcagcttcttccgtgtctccagTCTTCGCGGCGTCCCGTGACGCTGGCAGTGAGGCGGGAGCTttcgcagagaggcaggacgAAAAACGCGGGACGCAAAAGGCCAGTGAGGAAGGACGGCCGCCTGTGGAGAACTCGCCgggttcgctctctcccctccgAGGAGCCGGTGCGACGATAAAGTCGGGGCCGGCTGCGTTAGAAGCAAGCAGGCAAGCAGGAACTCcggagacaagcgagaagcCAAGCagccgagacgaagacggacgaGCGAAGTCCCAAGGagctgaggagagacacggagagagcaAAGCTGACGACGAGACGAGACAAACGGCAAAGCAACCCGAAGAAGGCAAACCCACCGAATCACAGCCAGCAAATCGACCTCCTTCTACTGCTTCGTTcgtcccgtcttccttctcttcatcgGCGACACAGACGACGTCTTTGGTTGCTTCGGATGAGGGCCTGGTAGCCGAACCTCAGGGCGGGGACGAGCAGAAGAAGTTGCACCAGGTCGAAAGGGAGCAAAGTGAGAAGGAACCGTCAAGACTTCCTCAAAGCGTCAGATTGAATCAcgccagagaaaaaccaTCCTTCCCTGGAGGGTCGCCTACCGACGAAAAACTTCATCCCCCCGCCTTCCACAGCAAGCCTCTGTCACcagacagaaagcgacacCAACTGCCCTCCGCCGGAACGCCTCCacctgcttcgtcctctcaccctccttctcgctcacctgctcctccttctcctccatCTTCCACGAATTCTTCTTCCACGGATTCTTCTTCCATGGATTCTTCTTCCATGGATTCTTCTTCCATGGATTCTTCTTCCACGGGTTTTTCTTCCACGgattcttcttcccgttcttctgcgtcgccctcctCATGTGTGCAAACGGCCTCTGGCGAGCTCTGCGCAGTCGGCGCTCCTGTGGCGACTCCACGAGGGCGGCCTCAGgcaggaggagaagagcgagaagcagagaaactcCCGAAAGAGTCCGTTGGTCAAGCGTTGGTGGGCAGAGTCTCCGCTCTTCTGAGGGGTGAATCTCTGCCTGGTCAGGGAGCGGCGATTGAGGCAGCAGTtgaagacgcgaaacggatctcggcggcgcgcgaggaagaggcgggtGAGAGTGAACAAGAAGGCGAACAGCCGGATGACGAGGACGCAGCAAAGAAACTTCAGAACCtcagagagaaaatgcaCACAAatgcacagaaaacagcTGTGCAGCAGTTGATGGACAGGCGCGAAGCAGTGCAGAATCTCCAGAAACTGCAAAACCTTCAACTCGAGTTAGAGCAACAGCGCCCGGCTTCCCAGTTCGACGCCAAGAACTTCCTCGCATCTCTCCACGGGGTGGGATCTATCCAAGAGTTGATGGAAGAACGGACCCGGCAAAAGCTAGAAGAACTCCAGAGAGCCGAGTcgccgagaggagaagcacaAACCGAAAATGACGCACCACAAGGCCGCGGggctccttttccttctcccggTGGGGAAACGCCTCTAGGGCCGTTGCCTGTGCCACAGGTCGCCGGAGGTAGTGTTTCTGgatttccttcttcacagcctttcgtctcttcacATCGTACAGGAAGCAGCGGTGTGTATGGGGATACACCGGGAGGTCAA is drawn from Neospora caninum Liverpool complete genome, chromosome X and contains these coding sequences:
- a CDS encoding putative kazal-type serine protease inhibitor domain-containing protein translates to MSISSAFSTAVVLLSLAFRLFCQVAFFTPTQSSASFPFLAVAGQGVYPADSGGFPSLSPLQQLQILQQRRTLPPGAFGVSSSPSSPSAVGTGQHLPRQGPSLPSSYPNNHSFPSPYSLPAPYGVGEMTMSYSASPTPPVYGHQTSPSTQNVSSQVYAQQVPALPSHPPAYGHPLELPHQSPGSYSSQPRNPSQFAASGLPSFSVSSAQPTGLSLPQDLQHGSARGDSPGAAGSTEVSANAGILSSLSPEEQRELLRLLGGGRGGDVSHRNTGMIEGSSFVQVPSPPANPGVSIHPNQPPTSAEQMIYSHSHRQQKGLSQFEYDQAAGGNSRSGPPQNSAQVYEMLQRNNHRQASGNAAHVEYSRPPASSPLPALHQQLLRSSSLASPPPLSRSPPASSVSPPPTLPAFSPSFAPSSYSPSPPYSSPHAAFSQSSPYATASSAHSTGFQSGAVDSTLLLSPQKSFALPPFFSSVLRALLDDLAHGRTETVEEVAGVLLQHLPEQQRHQVFAILTKALAAAKAKSDASPSAQLPQTMSGFSSVSTPQQVGQGFVETGSRGGEGASFFSSPSPFPYPSFSPASAAFPPLPAHSSTNVPAGFPPLSMECAQLCIPESEKEINEGPYLGQVLCGSDGLVYPTVCDYERARCMHPQLEIISLSRDGRDCPPPPPPFPSSSKSSPLSPPSPPSSPSPPPPPRSPPSLSPSFPSSSSLASPSPSPQDSLRQCLSLPACQGQANRSSTAASHSSPFSPGASLHADQMWEPQCASDGNTYANPCIFGVEACVRKVTGQAPLFKVHEGVCGERSPDSGALSSSASSVSPVFAASRDAGSEAGAFAERQDEKRGTQKASEEGRPPVENSPGSLSPLRGAGATIKSGPAALEASRQAGTPETSEKPSSRDEDGRAKSQGAEERHGESKADDETRQTAKQPEEGKPTESQPANRPPSTASFVPSSFSSSATQTTSLVASDEGLVAEPQGGDEQKKLHQVEREQSEKEPSRLPQSVRLNHAREKPSFPGGSPTDEKLHPPAFHSKPLSPDRKRHQLPSAGTPPPASSSHPPSRSPAPPSPPSSTNSSSTDSSSMDSSSMDSSSMDSSSTGFSSTDSSSRSSASPSSCVQTASGELCAVGAPVATPRGRPQAGGEEREAEKLPKESVGQALVGRVSALLRGESLPGQGAAIEAAVEDAKRISAAREEEAGESEQEGEQPDDEDAAKKLQNLREKMHTNAQKTAVQQLMDRREAVQNLQKLQNLQLELEQQRPASQFDAKNFLASLHGVGSIQELMEERTRQKLEELQRAESPRGEAQTENDAPQGRGAPFPSPGGETPLGPLPVPQVAGGSVSGFPSSQPFVSSHRTGSSGVYGDTPGGQAAAGDISQRIGMPTPAQHVPEQRGVSPSAPPQISSFPPAFSPPLSPSAPLPPVYLPPSTPRPSHLQGFSTGGAPALSPSPASVHSLSATRPVDFFPVPLSPSPAFSSPSLPQNALVSHNTENRSTSFSSSAAPAVSPLTYPSFAPPSPPRSSPLSPVPSSPLSPSSSPSPSSNSFGPPSPSPSAASASPSLSASSPPSPSSSLSSFSAPSQCNFLCPSGGPVVCGTDGQTYANECEVRVYACLQRSAALQVKHRGPCKKQGARLEETREKAKGAQPDATARIGQEDDRRAAEGRGPESGRRRDIKTEGKSNDPPRPGTDTSRPSSASPRSSAPQAKNARSTLGDGAPSETQHLAGEIYPERQNGRGERRPGVGPVRSEEDAFLLGGKDELDPRSFSLALDGITQTLPAEHSTPSGRSRVVPPFLLREGEEREGKPPTVSASSASSAPSGSVSSSLGAKPEAETESEGSRQAARAPKDEALHHDSEQDEIGGRGKRREIETQIMAGRRSEVREHAEEKEGERTSFESSTRQSSLASGRSGGVSLLQGYAKEGRNWEDAREEKVFLEPTSKTRQNARGGTGSGEREEESGAATSAFSQLTGGSSRASAENEEFLQSKSLASSREHGEKAERHEEGDRGPSGRDSENPREKEVDYLEDLARLKAMIDFDSFEDEKDGETGLEYEDGIIHDHPYIYVEGQEAAKGENPPGFSIKAATDALLHEQQATALASPVQTPQSAPVWEAEPDRGGKLATKPKGGSATTTPTTPPPPNLFGFLKWL